Below is a genomic region from Prolixibacteraceae bacterium.
AATTATGCCCTTTTTTACAAGAAGTCTCATCAACCCCTATCATCTCAATATCAGAATGGTCTTCTTCGGCCTTTGCTGTATCGACATACAAAGTTGCCAACTTCCATAGCTTATCATCATAAACACCTGTCATTTGTGCAACCTGATGAACTGGCATATAAGAAATTAAGGACATTAATAATGCTTCAAACAACAGTGTAAAACCAGGTAGTTCACCTTCCCAAGGCATATCAAGAATAGCAACATTACCATCTCCCTTTATAACACGGGGAACACGTGCAGTTAAATAACACTTATACTCAAAGAAGCTTAAATGCTGCCATGTTTTCTTTCGTGTATCATGCACCTGTAGGTTATCCTCTCCATTGTGACTAAAACGAGAACCTCTCTTAAAATCGATATAAACATCTAAACGTTGGGATTCCTTGTCTAAGTTAATACCATCAATAAAATAGGGAGATTCAATATGTAAGGCTGAGGCTAATAAATCGTACATGATGTCTTATTTTAGAAGTTATTATATAGAAATTAAACATGTAGCATACCCACTAAGTTTCGGAAAGAGCCAGTTTCTTATTGTTTGTTGCTAAATGAACAATCACTCTTCGCCCACTTTTGGTAATCTTAGCTGCCACCGTAACAAAGCGAAATATAAATGCTTTGAGTCTACTTGTTGTCTTTAACCCGTCGACTAAATCAGCAAACTTTGATATTATGTATCGATATAGAATGTGTGCTACAGCCATTATTATCAAGTAAACAGTGTTCTCTTCTAAGTTGCTGTGAGGCATTGATTTCCAATTAAAATCATTGTTCTGAATATCAAAAACCTTCTCGCTAGCTCCACGTTGATTGTAGAATATAATAGCTTGTTCTTCTGTAATATCCCAATCATTGGTTACTATAAACTGATAACTCTTCGCATCATTGGTTATCAATGACATTTGATTGGACTTATTGGGTTTTCGGTATGCGATGATTCTATGTGTATATTGACCAAATTCATATTTGAAGCTATTGACTTCATATGCTTGATTATTTATCTCACAACAAGACCAATTATCTGTTTTTGATGCTTTTGATAGTAATACGTTAGAGTGAGAGGCTCTAATCGAAAATAGAATACCCTCTTGATGAAAGTAGTCTGTAACCTCTTTGATATATGAACCACAGTCCATTCTTGCATATCGTAATTTTACACCTTTGGATGCCAACAACTCTAATGCTCGTTTATGGGTCTCTAATTGAGCCGTTTTAACATGACAATTTCCATTTCGTCCTTCAATATATACAGGAATGTTACCTATGGTTGCGACTCCTGGGAAGTATCCTTCTGTCTTCTTATAGCTATATTCTGCATCACTCTTTTGAGTGGGAATAAACTGGTGATCAAAATCATAGATAAGATCAGAAGCATTAGGATCTAACTGTTTAAACTTAATAGCACTAGCCAACAAGAATTTATTCATTAGTGTGTTAACATTTATCTTTTGGCCTTTAATTGTAGTCTTTCCTTCGATAATCTCACATGGAGTAGAAAGCTCCACATCTCCTCTTAGAATGGTATCAGCAGAAGGGATAGAAATTGATCTCAAGTTATTCAATGTATTATCCCGAAGATAGTTAATATCTTCCGTCGCACTACCTCCACAAAAAGTAGTGTATACGCGTGGTAATAACAAATCAGAGAACTTATAGATACACTTTGGGTCTCGGTCTACTAATTGCTCATTAATAAATTGAATAATGCCGTTTGAAATTAGCAAATCATGAATTAAATATATCCCACCAAATGGTGTCACCTTTGAATTAAAATCTTTGATCATTCACCTAAATAGGTGATTTTTCTGAATATATAAAAGCCTTACTATGCATTGTCTTACTGATGTTTACTTAAAATTAATACAATACACGTGCGGATTCAAGGCTTAATATGATATGTATAGTTCATTATTATGATCGCATATCATTATTAAATAATATTAATTAGTGAATGAACGTTCAGTTTTTAATTGAATGTTTATATATTTGCAAAGCATTACAGTATTAGTTTAATCTAGAGCTTTCCATTTAGGATGTAATCAATATGACAAAAAGAAGAGATAAGAAAGAGGCGTTGCTAGATGCGACACTGACCTTAGTTAATAATCATGGGTTCCATGCTGCTCCTATGTCTAAGATAGCAAAACTGGCAGGGGTTTCTCCTGCAACTATCTATATCTATTTTGAAAACAAACAAGATATGATGAATGCGATTTATCTTAAGTCAAAGCGCGCTATGGCTGATGCAGCTTTTGATGGATATAGTTCGGACATGTCTGTAAAGAGAGGGTTTGAGCTAATGTGGCGTAATGTGCTGGAGTTTAAGATGACACATAAGCGTGAAGCGACACTTTTAGAGCAGTGTGAAACTTCTCCTATTGTGGGGGATGAAATTTTGAAGGAGGGGATCTCTTATTTGTCTCCTATGTCTCAACTCTTAAGAAGAGGTATTGATGAGAATATCATTAAGAATGCTGCAGATTATGAGCTTTATGCTTATGCCTTCTATCCACTTACATTTATTAGTCAGAATATTGGTAGGTCACAAGTTAGCAATAACGATTTAAATATTGATATGCTTTTTTCTATGGCATGGGATAGTATTCGCTGTTAGAATTAGTCATAAATGATCACAAAATAGGGTAGGATATAATATCAATTGGATTAATAGCGTATTTATTAATCCAATTGGAATAACTTCTATCTTTTTTATTATAAAATAGATGAATGAACGTTCACTTATAAAAATATATAAGATGCAAAATTTCGATTATATTAATCCAACGATGATAAAGTTTGGTAGAGGTCAGATTACTACGATACATGAGGTGATTCCTAAGGAAGCGAAAGTAATGGTTCTGTATGGTGGTGGTAGTATTAAAAGGACAGGGATTTATGATCAAGTCATGTCGTCATTGGATGGGTATGATGTCGTAGAGTTTTCAGGTATTCCCTCTAATCCTGAGTATGAGGTGTTGATGGATGCCGTAAGTATTGTTAGAGAACAAGAAGTTAATTTCCTATTGGCTGTAGGTGGGGGATCGGTTATTGATGGAACTAAGTTTATTTCGGCTGCTTCAGTATATGATGGAGATGATGCTTGGGATCTTCTTACCAAGCAGGAGCCTATAATGGAAGCAGTTCCATTCGGAACAGTATTGACGATGCCAGCAACAGGATCTGAGATGAACTATGCGGCAGTGATTACAAAAAGAGCCACATCTGAGAAGTTACTGATGCAAGGCGTTGGAATCTTTCCTCAGTTTTCAGTATTAGATCCGACTGTGGTTTCGACAATACCAGAGAGGCAGTTATCTAATGGTTTGATTGACTCTTTTGTTCATGTATTAGAGCAGTATCTCACTTACCCCGTAGAGGCCAGATTACAAGATAGGTTTGCTGAGAGTATCTTGAATACACTTGTGGATATTGCACCTAAAGTAAAGTTTTCACCCTCTGATTATGGTTCGGCATCAGATTATATGTGGTGTTGTACGAATGCATTAAATGGGATGTTGCATAATGGTGTTCCTCAAGATTGGGGGATTCATATGATTGGACACGAAATAACTGCAATGTATCATATAGACCATGCTATTACTCTGGCTATCGTTGCACCGAGTTATTATCAACATTTGATTGGACAGAAAGAGGCTAAGTTAGCTCAGTTTGCTGAGCGTATTGCTGGGGTGACAGAAGGTACACCACGAGAAAAAGCAGTCAAAGCGATTGAGTTTATCAAATCGTATTTCTTAAGTTTAGGAGTTACATCAAAACTTTCTGATTATGTGGATTGTTTTGATCAGTGTGCAGAGAACATCTCAAAGACTTTTAAAGAGAGACAATGGTTGGGATTGGGTGAAAAACAGAATGTGACGCCCGAGATGGTAGAACAGATTGTGAAAGCTGCGTATTAAATTAGATCGTGTTTATTCAATTATAGAAATAGAGAAGTGATGCAAGACATTCTAAATATTAAGTTTGAAGAGATAGGAGATTACTGTCGTAAAGGCAGAACTAAGAGTTATTTATGGCGTGTAACGCAACTAAATGCTTTAAAGAGTCTACTTAAGGACTCTTCGACATTAATTGATAATGCGCTTTATGAGGATTTAGGAAAGAGTAGCTTCGAGTCGTACCTTACCGAGATTAACATACTAATTACGGAGATTGATCATACTTTGGATCATCTATCGTCTTGGATGAAAGATGAAGTGGTAGATACTCCTGCTGCGTTGCAACCTGCTCGGTCATATATTCGATATGAGCCACTTGGTGTTATTTTGATTATGGGAGCCTGGAACTATCCTCTTCAATTGACTTTGGGGCCCTTAATACCTGCTATTGCTGCAGGTAACGGAGCTATTATAAAGCCACCTCGTACTGCATCTGCTACTACTCGAATCATTAGGGATCTTGTACCTCAATACCTAGATTCACAGGCCTTTTGGGTCACTGAAGAGGATACTTCCAATGATGCATTGCTAGATCTACACTGGGACAAGATCTTTGTGACTGGTAGTGGAAGAGTTGGAAAAGTGGTGATGAACGCAGCGTCTAAACGACTGATTTCTGTGACTTTAGAGTTGGGGGGTAAAAGTCCTGCATTTGTTGACAGATCATGTGATTTAGAGGTGAGTGTTCGACGTTTATTACAGGGGAAATTTATGAATGCCGGTCAAACATGTGTTGCTCCTGATTATGTATTGTTAGATAAATCGATTGCTGCTGATTTCTATAAGATGGTACCTCAAGTTATACATAGTTTTTTTGGTGCTAATCCTAAAGAAAGTAATGACTATGGGCGAATTATTAATGAAAAGACTTTTAGTGGCTTGGTTGGGTTAATAGAAGGTCAAGATATTCTGTGTGGAGGTGAATATGATCAGGCTTATAAATATATTGCACCTACAGTACTAAAAAATGTTTCTCCAGAAGCATTGATAATGCAAGATGAGATCTTTGGACCGATTTTACCTGTGATAGAAATTGATTCGATGAAAGAAGGGATTGATATTATGTATGGTAAGGATAAACCTCTTGCATTATATGTTTTTGCAGAGGATAGAGAAGTGGTTAAGCATATCCTTGATCATACTACAGCTGGAGGTGTTTGTGTTAATGACTGCCTATTTCATTTGGCTGTCCCTGATCTTCCTTTTGGAGGTGTTGGTCCTGCTGGTATGGGTAAATACCACGGTAAGCATGGTTTCTTAGATTTGTCCAATGCCAAGGCGGTATATGATCATCAGACGGGATTCGATACCCTGAAACGTTACCCGCCATTTACAGAGGAGAAGATATCAATGATGAAAAAAATGTTGGGAATTAAATTGCCATCATGTATGGGGCGCAGCAAGTGTACTTCATGGTTTGTCAATACTTTTGGATCTTGGTTTGTTAAATAAAAAAGTGGTTGTATGATTGGCTGGAAAAAGAGTTTTAATAAATGGTACTTCTGGATCTCGGGTGTAGTCACTATTCTGGGGACACTTCCATCCATGTTGGCTCCTTTGAGAGGGACATTTCTAACGATGGGAATTGATTTTAGTGATAAGATAAGTGCACTACCTTTAGTTGGTCATTGGGGAATCATGGTTGTGGGTATCGGAGTGTTGATATTTCTTAGTGCGAAAAACAAAGAGTTGCGTAAACATATTATTTGGTATTCTCTGATCGAAAAGACTTATTTAGTTGGCGGTGGGATTTGGATGTATATGCAAGATCCTATTTTAGGAGCTGGGTATAATGGAGCTATTGTTGCAGATTCTTTACAAGTGTTAGGTGGACTCTTTTTTCTCTTGGTTACACGTAAAGAGTAAGTAAAACCGGATAGCGAAACATTCGTTGTGCCAGTCGTGGATCTCATAAGGCTAGAGTCTATAGAAGGTAGTATTGTTATTCAGTACTACCTTTTATTATTTAAAGATACTCGATCTTTTATTTATCTTATATTCTGTTTTATGAATAAAGTTATTCACATAGATTTTATATAATTACTTACGATAGTATGGGAAAGATATCGTTTTGTAAGGAACGGTTTTACCTATATTGTTGATAAAAAATGAGTGTGATATATTGTATAAAAAAGAGTTCGAGGTATTTTTATATCCTAAATATAAGATCTCGGAATACTGTCCAATGCAGTAGCTGTCCCCGCAGCCGTAGATAACTTAAGCGATTTGTTGTGTAGGCCACTATAGTAAAATATGGGAAGGTATTCAATTCGTGTTATAAGCCGGAAGACCTCTTATATCGTAGTACAAGCTATACTTTCGGGTGAACAGTAATAGTCAATATAATACAGAGTCGTTGTTCTATTACATCGAACTTTCTGTTTATGTATATTGATGACTTCTATATTTTACTCGACTGATTTGTCGCTGCCAATTGAATAAG
It encodes:
- a CDS encoding IS1380 family transposase, whose product is MIKDFNSKVTPFGGIYLIHDLLISNGIIQFINEQLVDRDPKCIYKFSDLLLPRVYTTFCGGSATEDINYLRDNTLNNLRSISIPSADTILRGDVELSTPCEIIEGKTTIKGQKINVNTLMNKFLLASAIKFKQLDPNASDLIYDFDHQFIPTQKSDAEYSYKKTEGYFPGVATIGNIPVYIEGRNGNCHVKTAQLETHKRALELLASKGVKLRYARMDCGSYIKEVTDYFHQEGILFSIRASHSNVLLSKASKTDNWSCCEINNQAYEVNSFKYEFGQYTHRIIAYRKPNKSNQMSLITNDAKSYQFIVTNDWDITEEQAIIFYNQRGASEKVFDIQNNDFNWKSMPHSNLEENTVYLIIMAVAHILYRYIISKFADLVDGLKTTSRLKAFIFRFVTVAAKITKSGRRVIVHLATNNKKLALSET
- a CDS encoding TetR/AcrR family transcriptional regulator; protein product: MTKRRDKKEALLDATLTLVNNHGFHAAPMSKIAKLAGVSPATIYIYFENKQDMMNAIYLKSKRAMADAAFDGYSSDMSVKRGFELMWRNVLEFKMTHKREATLLEQCETSPIVGDEILKEGISYLSPMSQLLRRGIDENIIKNAADYELYAYAFYPLTFISQNIGRSQVSNNDLNIDMLFSMAWDSIRC
- a CDS encoding iron-containing alcohol dehydrogenase, which produces MQNFDYINPTMIKFGRGQITTIHEVIPKEAKVMVLYGGGSIKRTGIYDQVMSSLDGYDVVEFSGIPSNPEYEVLMDAVSIVREQEVNFLLAVGGGSVIDGTKFISAASVYDGDDAWDLLTKQEPIMEAVPFGTVLTMPATGSEMNYAAVITKRATSEKLLMQGVGIFPQFSVLDPTVVSTIPERQLSNGLIDSFVHVLEQYLTYPVEARLQDRFAESILNTLVDIAPKVKFSPSDYGSASDYMWCCTNALNGMLHNGVPQDWGIHMIGHEITAMYHIDHAITLAIVAPSYYQHLIGQKEAKLAQFAERIAGVTEGTPREKAVKAIEFIKSYFLSLGVTSKLSDYVDCFDQCAENISKTFKERQWLGLGEKQNVTPEMVEQIVKAAY
- a CDS encoding aldehyde dehydrogenase family protein, encoding MQDILNIKFEEIGDYCRKGRTKSYLWRVTQLNALKSLLKDSSTLIDNALYEDLGKSSFESYLTEINILITEIDHTLDHLSSWMKDEVVDTPAALQPARSYIRYEPLGVILIMGAWNYPLQLTLGPLIPAIAAGNGAIIKPPRTASATTRIIRDLVPQYLDSQAFWVTEEDTSNDALLDLHWDKIFVTGSGRVGKVVMNAASKRLISVTLELGGKSPAFVDRSCDLEVSVRRLLQGKFMNAGQTCVAPDYVLLDKSIAADFYKMVPQVIHSFFGANPKESNDYGRIINEKTFSGLVGLIEGQDILCGGEYDQAYKYIAPTVLKNVSPEALIMQDEIFGPILPVIEIDSMKEGIDIMYGKDKPLALYVFAEDREVVKHILDHTTAGGVCVNDCLFHLAVPDLPFGGVGPAGMGKYHGKHGFLDLSNAKAVYDHQTGFDTLKRYPPFTEEKISMMKKMLGIKLPSCMGRSKCTSWFVNTFGSWFVK